Proteins encoded together in one Pseudomonas sp. TCU-HL1 window:
- the norR gene encoding nitric oxide reductase transcriptional regulator NorR, giving the protein MTTHTFLQTLIPLVSDLSRELPERERYRRLLEALRGLLPCDATALLRLDGDQLVPMAVDGLSQDTLGRRFKVSEHPRLRALMESRGVTRFAADCGLPDPYDGLVEGHQEHLEVHDCMGCPLYLDDRPWGVLTLDALDPSRFDGQDLEILEGFASLAAATVKAAERMDTLTRLAQDEQQLAEVYRQAAGQVRPQEMIGHSASHKALVEEIKLVGGSELTVLISGETGVGKELVAQSIHSRSLRSRHPMISLNCAALPDTLVESELFGHVRGAFSGAVNERKGKFELADEGTLFLDEVGELPLATQAKLLRVLQSGQLQRVGSDREHRVNVRVIAATNRDLAEEVRAGRFRADLYHRLSVYPLRVPPLRERGRDVLLLTGFFLEENRARLGLRSLRLSQDAQAALLGYDWPGNVRELEHLIGRAALKALAACAERPRILTLTANDLALPGNQPSIAARSAEAPEAAAVGDLREAIDQYQRQLIATSLARQQQNWAASARELGLDRANLLRLAKRLGIK; this is encoded by the coding sequence ATGACAACCCACACTTTCCTGCAAACACTGATCCCCCTGGTCAGTGACCTGTCCCGCGAACTGCCCGAACGCGAGCGCTATCGCCGCCTGCTGGAAGCCCTGCGTGGCTTACTGCCATGCGACGCCACTGCCCTGCTCCGCCTCGATGGCGACCAGTTGGTCCCCATGGCCGTAGACGGCCTCAGCCAGGACACGCTGGGTAGGCGCTTCAAGGTGTCCGAACACCCCAGGTTACGTGCCTTGATGGAGAGTCGCGGTGTTACCCGCTTCGCTGCTGACTGCGGCCTGCCCGACCCCTACGACGGCCTGGTGGAAGGTCATCAGGAGCACCTGGAAGTACACGATTGCATGGGCTGCCCGCTCTACCTCGATGATCGCCCCTGGGGCGTCCTGACCCTCGATGCATTGGACCCGTCGCGTTTCGACGGACAGGACCTGGAAATCCTCGAAGGTTTCGCCAGCCTGGCCGCCGCCACGGTGAAAGCAGCCGAACGCATGGACACGCTTACCCGCCTCGCCCAGGACGAACAGCAGCTGGCGGAGGTCTATCGCCAGGCGGCCGGGCAGGTTCGACCGCAGGAGATGATTGGGCATAGCGCGAGCCATAAGGCACTGGTAGAGGAGATCAAGCTGGTAGGCGGCAGCGAACTGACGGTATTGATCAGCGGAGAAACCGGAGTCGGCAAGGAACTGGTCGCCCAATCCATTCATAGCCGCTCGCTGCGCTCCCGACACCCCATGATCAGCCTCAACTGTGCCGCCCTGCCCGACACCCTGGTGGAGAGCGAGTTGTTCGGTCATGTGCGTGGCGCCTTCTCTGGCGCAGTGAACGAACGCAAAGGCAAGTTCGAGCTGGCCGATGAAGGCACCCTGTTCCTCGATGAGGTCGGAGAGCTGCCATTGGCCACCCAGGCCAAGCTATTGCGTGTGCTGCAGAGTGGGCAATTGCAGCGGGTCGGTTCGGACCGCGAACACCGCGTCAATGTGCGGGTCATTGCCGCCACCAACCGCGACCTCGCAGAGGAAGTGCGTGCCGGCCGTTTCCGGGCCGACCTCTATCACCGGCTCAGCGTCTATCCCCTGCGCGTTCCTCCCCTTCGTGAGCGTGGCCGCGACGTCTTGCTGCTGACGGGCTTCTTCCTCGAAGAGAATCGCGCCCGGCTCGGTCTGCGCAGCTTGCGCCTCAGCCAGGATGCCCAAGCTGCGCTGCTCGGCTACGACTGGCCTGGCAATGTACGGGAACTGGAACACCTGATTGGCCGCGCAGCGCTCAAGGCCTTGGCAGCCTGCGCCGAGCGACCGCGAATCCTCACCCTGACGGCCAACGACCTCGCCTTGCCCGGCAACCAGCCGAGCATAGCCGCTCGTTCGGCAGAAGCACCGGAGGCTGCAGCGGTTGGTGATTTGCGCGAGGCCATTGACCAGTACCAACGCCAACTGATCGCCACCAGCCTGGCGCGGCAACAGCAGAACTGGGCAGCTTCAGCCCGTGAACTGGGCCTGGATCGGGCCAACCTGCTACGCCTGGCCAAGCGACTGGGAATCAAATGA
- the queD gene encoding 6-carboxytetrahydropterin synthase QueD yields the protein MEIFKEFIFEAAHRLPHVPAGHKCGRLHGHSFRVAIYIEGEPDPYTGWIRDFSELKAIFKPLYEQLDHNYLNEIPGLENPTSEVLAKWIWQQLKPLLPELSRIRIHETCTSGCEYRGD from the coding sequence GTGGAAATTTTCAAGGAATTCATATTCGAGGCCGCGCACCGGCTCCCTCACGTGCCTGCGGGCCATAAATGCGGTCGCCTGCACGGCCACTCCTTCCGCGTAGCCATCTATATCGAAGGCGAACCCGATCCCTATACCGGCTGGATTCGAGACTTCTCCGAGCTCAAGGCAATCTTCAAGCCCCTCTACGAACAGCTCGACCACAACTACCTCAACGAGATACCTGGTCTGGAAAATCCCACCAGCGAAGTCCTCGCCAAGTGGATCTGGCAGCAACTCAAACCCCTGCTTCCGGAACTCTCCCGCATCCGTATCCACGAGACCTGCACCAGTGGCTGCGAGTACCGCGGCGACTGA